One window of the Triticum dicoccoides isolate Atlit2015 ecotype Zavitan chromosome 3B, WEW_v2.0, whole genome shotgun sequence genome contains the following:
- the LOC119281434 gene encoding uncharacterized protein LOC119281434, whose translation MSKTRSQGKRGGGLSRMLREHKARLYIIRRCVVMLLCHHD comes from the coding sequence ATGAGCAAGACGAGGAGCCAGGGGAAGCGGGGAGGAGGCCTCAGCAGGATGCTGAGGGAGCACAAGGCGAGGCTCTACATCATCCGGCGGTGCGTCGTCATGCTGCTCTGCCACCACGACTAG